The region GAATATCTAGCGCTTTAATTCTTCCTGGGTCGTACCCTTGGTCTGGGGAGTAATCAAGTAATAGCTGCATATGCTTTAGCTTTTCAGCAGCAAGTTCGTGCATGTGCTCGTCGATTGTTTTTGGAGCTACCAAATGCACGATTTCAACAAAGTCGTTAACAGCACCAGGACGAACACAGCGACTTGTTGCTTGCGCAACTTTAATAATTTCCCAAGGCACATCGTAAAAAATAATTGCGCTGGCTTGTAGTAGGTCAAGACTTTCCCCAGCTAGACGGATTGAAAAGACTCCGGCACAAACTTTTTCTGAAAACAAAAACTTCGTGAGTGCTTCCTCACGCTTATCCGTGTTCATGTGCTTTGGAGTTGCTTCCGCATCTTCAGCATACAACCGAACTACGCTTTCCTCCCCGAATTTTTTTTGCAATTCGGAGTAAACTAACCGACCAGACCCTACGTTGTTATGAAAAACAACGGTTTTAAGCCCACGGGCTTTGAACTCCCCAACTAGCTCAACACAACGTTGAATTTTTGTAGAAACATGCCCATCTGGAAAATTTACACATTTAATAAGAGGATGAATTATTTGTAAAGCTTTAGCCTCAGCTCTGTAGTCTCTGCAACTACGTATGTCGTTTAGATGCCTATGCACAAGATTTTTGTAATCTTGATTATGCACCAGGTCTAACTCCACAAGCTCTACACGTTTACGTGGTTCTGGTAACTTGATTACACTACGGACGAAAGAATCATTTAGAGTTACACGATGAACTTTGGTTTTCATCTGTGTGTAGTAATCTGGCACCTTAAACACAGATAACTGTGGTAAGTACCTTTTCGGTAAGTCTACTAAATCCTCTTCTCCTGCCAAGTAGTTTGTTTTTGATTGCTTAATAGTTTGAAACTCTTGTAAAAAAGCAGACCGACTAGTTTTCCAGTCTCTTCTATAGCAAAACTTTAATAAACAGTGAA is a window of Leptolyngbyaceae cyanobacterium JSC-12 DNA encoding:
- a CDS encoding DNA/RNA helicase, superfamily II, SNF2 family (IMG reference gene:2510094397~PFAM: Helicase conserved C-terminal domain; SNF2 family N-terminal domain); translated protein: MLNYVERSPLVTDTPLFHENFKKIQEIYSDLLLDNPGLDQRPYQPQLAAMYASRPNNICVGGQGLGKTLITGLIISLLLSTFQKKSPNPGTVQIAVPSLLFGRSRWLPDLLLLRDLQDCVEVINSDKQLLASKKPCWVYTHDFLKRKTKQLSTARPYVSRLIVKNKLFPKLLIVDEAHHLQAKSLRMQHMQILRKRAERVLLLSGTLADDLEHLHCLLKFCYRRDWKTSRSAFLQEFQTIKQSKTNYLAGEEDLVDLPKRYLPQLSVFKVPDYYTQMKTKVHRVTLNDSFVRSVIKLPEPRKRVELVELDLVHNQDYKNLVHRHLNDIRSCRDYRAEAKALQIIHPLIKCVNFPDGHVSTKIQRCVELVGEFKARGLKTVVFHNNVGSGRLVYSELQKKFGEESVVRLYAEDAEATPKHMNTDKREEALTKFLFSEKVCAGVFSIRLAGESLDLLQASAIIFYDVPWEIIKVAQATSRCVRPGAVNDFVEIVHLVAPKTIDEHMHELAAEKLKHMQLLLDYSPDQGYDPGRIKALDILDKILEAI